One segment of Bradyrhizobium sp. CB2312 DNA contains the following:
- a CDS encoding cupin domain-containing protein, which yields MRRWLIAAAVYAATFMAAHAAETAASPAKITVVFDQTLPNVPGKSMKGVLVEYGPGGSSPAHMHPRSAFIYATVLEGAIRSQANDGPAKVYRQGENFSERPGDRHAVSANASDSEPAKLLAVFVVDTADTELVMPIAK from the coding sequence ATGCGCAGATGGCTGATCGCAGCCGCGGTTTATGCCGCGACTTTCATGGCGGCCCATGCAGCCGAGACGGCAGCGTCGCCGGCGAAGATCACGGTCGTTTTCGACCAGACGCTGCCCAACGTCCCGGGCAAGAGCATGAAGGGCGTGCTGGTCGAATATGGTCCCGGCGGCTCCTCGCCGGCCCACATGCACCCGCGCTCCGCGTTCATCTATGCCACGGTACTGGAAGGCGCGATCCGCAGCCAGGCCAATGACGGCCCCGCCAAGGTCTATCGCCAGGGCGAGAATTTTTCCGAACGGCCCGGCGACCGTCATGCCGTCAGCGCCAATGCCAGTGATAGCGAGCCCGCGAAGCTGCTCGCGGTGTTCGTGGTGGATACGGCCGACACGGAACTGGTGATGCCGATCGCGAAGTAG
- a CDS encoding enoyl-CoA hydratase/isomerase family protein produces MDQAVEANDLVFECKDGIGRITFNRPRARNAFTFAMYERLAAICEEANDDRAIKVLVLRGAGDKAFASGTDINQFREFRTPQDAIDYENRIDRVLTTLEQCRVPTIAAINGFCTGGGAGIAAACDLRIGTRSTRIGFPIARTLGNCLSMSNVGRLTALIGAARVKDLIFTARLVDAAEAASVGLLGEVVDDIAALDRRADELARLLASHAPLTLTATKQAVARLQKRLTRDEGEDLILMCYTSQDFREGLDAFLNKRAPQWRGQ; encoded by the coding sequence ATGGACCAGGCAGTTGAGGCAAACGACCTCGTTTTTGAATGCAAGGACGGCATCGGGCGGATCACCTTCAACCGTCCGCGGGCCCGCAATGCCTTCACCTTCGCCATGTACGAGCGCCTTGCGGCGATCTGCGAGGAGGCCAACGACGATCGTGCCATCAAGGTGCTGGTGCTGCGCGGCGCCGGCGACAAGGCTTTTGCGTCAGGCACCGACATCAACCAGTTCCGCGAATTCAGGACGCCGCAGGACGCGATCGACTACGAGAACCGGATTGACCGGGTGCTCACCACGCTCGAGCAGTGCCGCGTGCCGACCATCGCCGCGATCAACGGGTTCTGCACCGGCGGTGGCGCGGGCATTGCCGCCGCCTGCGACCTGCGCATTGGGACGAGAAGCACCAGAATCGGATTTCCGATCGCCCGAACGCTCGGCAATTGCCTGTCGATGTCCAATGTCGGCCGTCTCACCGCGCTGATTGGCGCCGCCCGCGTCAAGGATCTGATCTTCACCGCGCGTCTCGTCGATGCCGCGGAGGCTGCGAGCGTCGGCTTGCTCGGCGAGGTCGTCGATGACATCGCAGCGCTCGACAGGCGCGCCGACGAGCTGGCCCGGCTGCTCGCCAGCCACGCGCCGCTGACGCTCACTGCGACCAAGCAGGCGGTCGCCCGCCTGCAGAAGCGGCTGACGCGGGACGAGGGCGAAGACCTCATCCTGATGTGCTACACGAGCCAGGACTTTCGCGAAGGGCTCGATGCTTTCCTCAACAAGCGCGCGCCGCAATGGCGCGGCCAATAG
- a CDS encoding tripartite tricarboxylate transporter TctB family protein, with product MISRRALELATAALTGSFGVAVVVSSLDNGIGWSSSGVDAGTFPFLTGIIILAGSLYNLVRGVLPAASLANVPIAITPIELRRLAGLFVPAAIFVAAIPLLGMYLASAGYVFAVLAIPKHQSVPRALAMAAATALALYVVFERMFQVSLPHGALAAAFGF from the coding sequence ATGATCTCGCGCCGCGCGCTTGAGCTTGCGACCGCCGCTCTCACCGGCAGCTTCGGTGTCGCCGTCGTCGTCTCCAGCCTCGACAACGGCATCGGCTGGTCGAGCTCAGGCGTGGACGCCGGCACGTTCCCGTTCCTGACCGGCATCATCATCCTCGCTGGAAGCCTCTACAATCTGGTGCGGGGCGTGCTGCCGGCTGCGTCGCTGGCAAACGTGCCGATCGCGATCACGCCGATCGAGCTGCGCCGGCTCGCTGGCCTGTTCGTGCCGGCCGCGATCTTCGTCGCCGCGATCCCGCTGCTCGGCATGTACCTCGCCTCGGCGGGTTACGTCTTCGCCGTGCTGGCGATCCCAAAACACCAGTCCGTGCCGCGCGCGCTCGCCATGGCGGCGGCCACGGCGCTCGCCCTTTACGTCGTATTCGAGCGCATGTTCCAGGTCAGCCTGCCGCACGGCGCGCTTGCCGCCGCGTTCGGCTTCTGA
- a CDS encoding LysR family transcriptional regulator: MSKMESSGIDFRDLRVLDALIREGSITRAAVSLETTQPAISKLLARLRLRFDDPLFVRRGSGVQPTTRAVEMAAQVRALLEMADRLWQERLPFDPGKSEKTFSLLLTDVGMVRFLPPLVARLSELAPRVQLRAMPLDSRHFALKLEAGEADLALGALPRAAGHLRSQRLYSDGYASVVRRGHPRPAEARTRRGFLDEKHIVITASETGHAAHLETQRVLTRAIAHTNILLQVPSFIAGAIVASQTDGVATLPANLAAIVAEPLGMTVFRTPIALPRIEIAQYWHERYHRDPAHRWLRSITLDLFGGRA; this comes from the coding sequence ATGTCAAAAATGGAATCTTCCGGGATCGACTTCCGCGACTTGCGCGTGCTCGATGCATTGATCCGCGAGGGCAGCATCACGCGCGCGGCCGTGAGCCTCGAGACCACGCAGCCGGCGATCAGCAAGCTCCTGGCGAGATTACGGCTGCGCTTCGACGATCCGCTGTTCGTGCGACGTGGCAGCGGCGTGCAGCCGACGACACGCGCCGTCGAGATGGCCGCCCAGGTCCGCGCCCTGCTCGAGATGGCCGACCGGTTATGGCAGGAGCGGCTGCCGTTCGATCCCGGGAAATCCGAGAAGACTTTCAGCCTGCTTTTGACCGACGTCGGCATGGTACGGTTCCTGCCGCCTTTGGTCGCGCGCCTCTCCGAACTCGCACCGCGGGTTCAGCTCCGCGCAATGCCGCTCGATTCCCGGCACTTCGCGCTCAAGCTGGAGGCGGGGGAGGCTGACCTTGCACTCGGCGCCTTGCCGCGCGCGGCGGGGCATCTTCGCTCGCAGCGGCTCTATTCGGACGGCTACGCAAGCGTCGTGAGGCGAGGCCATCCAAGGCCGGCAGAGGCGCGCACGCGGCGGGGATTTCTCGACGAGAAGCATATCGTGATCACGGCGTCCGAGACCGGGCATGCCGCCCATCTCGAGACGCAGCGCGTGCTGACGCGCGCGATCGCGCACACGAATATCCTGTTGCAGGTGCCGAGCTTCATCGCGGGCGCGATCGTGGCCTCGCAGACCGATGGGGTCGCGACCTTGCCGGCCAACCTCGCCGCCATCGTCGCCGAGCCGCTCGGAATGACCGTGTTCAGGACGCCGATTGCGCTACCGCGGATCGAGATCGCGCAATATTGGCACGAGCGCTACCATCGCGATCCCGCCCACCGCTGGCTACGGTCGATCACGCTCGACCTGTTCGGTGGTCGCGCCTGA
- a CDS encoding CoA transferase yields the protein MQSSQSTARRSGPLAGLKVIDLTHVMAGPTCTLMLADMGADVIKIEKSPNGDDTRHSVPPKIGDEAASFLMMNRNKRGIVLDLKTDGGKAVLRRLIATADVLVENFAPGAMERLGFGYEDLHRQHPSLIYCSLSGFGRTGPYKHRRGFDLVAQAMSGIMSFTGERPDGPPVKCGPPLSDITAGLLASMGILAAYTHRLKTGEGQWVETSLYEAALVQTYWQSTIALAAGTAPRAMGSAHPLNAPYQAFEASDGWLVVGGANKKHWLLMLEALGASELAADPRFVNGSDRMANLKELEAVLSEHFRTKSRAHWLAALDEKGVPCGPVHDMLEALSDPQTLAREMVVEVEHSTLGPVKTIGLPVKFSETPGKVLSGAPVYGEHTRDVLAEYGFDPKQIEALEKEGAIVLASGRREERVA from the coding sequence ATGCAAAGCTCGCAATCCACCGCCCGCCGTTCCGGGCCGCTCGCCGGCCTCAAGGTCATCGATCTCACCCACGTCATGGCGGGGCCGACCTGCACCCTGATGCTCGCCGACATGGGCGCCGACGTCATCAAGATCGAGAAATCGCCGAACGGCGACGACACCCGTCATTCGGTGCCGCCGAAGATCGGCGACGAGGCAGCCTCCTTCCTAATGATGAACCGCAACAAGCGCGGCATCGTGCTGGACCTCAAGACCGACGGCGGCAAAGCGGTGCTGCGGCGGCTGATCGCAACTGCCGACGTGCTGGTCGAGAATTTTGCGCCCGGCGCGATGGAGCGCCTCGGCTTCGGCTACGAGGATCTGCACAGGCAGCATCCCTCGCTGATCTATTGCTCTCTATCGGGTTTTGGCCGCACCGGTCCCTACAAGCATCGGCGCGGCTTTGACCTCGTCGCGCAGGCGATGAGCGGCATCATGAGCTTTACCGGCGAACGCCCGGATGGACCGCCCGTCAAATGCGGCCCGCCGCTCTCCGACATCACCGCCGGCCTGCTCGCGAGCATGGGTATCCTCGCCGCGTATACGCATCGCCTGAAGACGGGCGAAGGGCAGTGGGTTGAGACCTCGCTCTACGAGGCGGCACTGGTGCAGACCTATTGGCAGTCGACCATCGCGCTCGCCGCCGGCACCGCGCCGCGCGCGATGGGCTCGGCCCATCCGCTCAACGCGCCGTATCAGGCCTTCGAAGCCTCCGACGGCTGGCTCGTGGTCGGTGGCGCCAACAAGAAGCACTGGCTGCTGATGCTGGAAGCGCTCGGCGCGAGCGAGCTCGCCGCCGATCCGCGCTTCGTCAACGGTTCCGATCGTATGGCGAATTTGAAGGAGCTCGAGGCGGTCCTCAGCGAGCACTTCCGCACAAAATCGCGGGCGCATTGGCTGGCGGCGCTGGACGAGAAGGGCGTGCCGTGCGGCCCCGTGCACGACATGCTGGAGGCGCTGAGCGATCCGCAGACGCTGGCGCGCGAGATGGTGGTCGAGGTCGAGCACTCCACGCTGGGCCCCGTCAAGACGATCGGTCTTCCCGTGAAGTTTTCGGAGACCCCAGGCAAAGTGCTGTCAGGCGCGCCAGTCTATGGTGAGCATACGCGCGACGTGCTGGCTGAATACGGATTCGACCCAAAGCAGATCGAAGCGCTCGAGAAAGAAGGCGCGATCGTTTTGGCATCAGGGAGGCGCGAGGAACGCGTCGCCTGA
- a CDS encoding sulfite exporter TauE/SafE family protein produces MELTFTTILIAFAGVFLICFMKGAFGGGFSIVGIPLLSFVMDPVTAGGLLAPLFIAMDLFALRYWKPSTWSKPDLALLLPGLLVGIGLGYGLFRVLDHRAVAIVMALVTLVFVGLWFFSDPKVIIRPRSKPKAVAAGLASGVTTMVAHSGGPPLAMYLLPLGLSKEVYAGTTSLFFTVGNATKAVPWLLLVRPSGNVWIVMAISLFAIPAGVWLGWRLHGKLNQQQIFRACYGLLVVTALKLLWDGVSGYLA; encoded by the coding sequence ATGGAATTGACGTTCACCACCATCCTGATCGCCTTCGCGGGCGTGTTCCTGATCTGCTTCATGAAGGGTGCGTTCGGCGGCGGCTTCTCCATCGTCGGCATTCCCTTGTTGTCCTTCGTAATGGACCCGGTGACCGCCGGCGGCCTGCTCGCGCCTTTGTTCATCGCGATGGATCTGTTCGCGCTGCGCTACTGGAAGCCCTCGACCTGGTCGAAGCCGGATCTCGCGCTGCTGCTGCCGGGGCTGCTGGTCGGAATCGGGCTCGGCTATGGCCTGTTCCGCGTGCTCGACCATCGCGCCGTCGCGATCGTGATGGCGCTCGTCACCCTGGTCTTCGTCGGGCTGTGGTTCTTCAGCGATCCAAAGGTGATCATCCGCCCGCGCTCGAAGCCGAAGGCGGTCGCCGCCGGCCTTGCCTCTGGAGTCACCACCATGGTGGCGCATTCAGGCGGACCGCCGCTGGCGATGTATCTGCTGCCGCTCGGCCTCAGCAAGGAGGTCTATGCGGGGACAACGAGCCTGTTCTTCACCGTCGGCAACGCCACCAAGGCAGTGCCGTGGCTGCTGCTGGTGCGCCCCAGTGGCAACGTCTGGATCGTGATGGCGATCAGCCTGTTCGCCATTCCCGCCGGTGTCTGGCTCGGCTGGCGCCTGCACGGAAAGCTCAATCAGCAGCAGATTTTTCGCGCTTGCTACGGTCTGCTCGTGGTCACTGCGCTCAAGCTGTTGTGGGACGGCGTCTCCGGCTATCTCGCCTGA
- a CDS encoding GntR family transcriptional regulator produces the protein MLHEEVVGSIRAILLDGEIPPGARIPERELCERLQISRTPLREALKVLAAEGLVQLLPHRGSRAAKLTDKDMRDLFEVCQGLEALAGELACERISEAGIEEIAAAHEEMVRHYREGDLIQYYRGNRAIHEAIVNAAENPALAAVYASVTARIRRARYVTPMTPQRWALAVKEHEAILNALQRRDGAGLSHILRAHLRHKREEVLEAGFAETDTSEPALKIA, from the coding sequence ATGCTGCATGAGGAGGTCGTCGGCAGCATCCGCGCCATCCTGCTCGATGGCGAGATCCCGCCGGGCGCGCGGATTCCCGAGCGCGAGCTGTGCGAGCGGCTCCAGATCTCGCGCACGCCGCTGCGCGAAGCGCTCAAGGTGCTCGCTGCCGAGGGGCTGGTGCAGCTGCTGCCGCATCGCGGCTCGCGCGCGGCAAAGCTGACCGACAAGGACATGCGCGACCTGTTCGAGGTCTGCCAGGGCCTGGAGGCGCTCGCCGGCGAGCTTGCCTGCGAGCGCATCAGCGAGGCCGGGATCGAGGAGATCGCCGCCGCGCATGAGGAGATGGTGCGGCATTATCGCGAGGGCGATCTGATCCAGTACTATCGCGGCAACCGGGCCATTCACGAGGCCATCGTCAACGCGGCGGAAAATCCCGCGCTTGCGGCGGTCTATGCCTCCGTGACCGCGCGCATCCGCCGCGCACGCTACGTCACGCCGATGACGCCGCAGCGCTGGGCGCTCGCGGTGAAGGAGCACGAAGCGATCCTGAACGCGTTGCAGCGGCGCGACGGCGCCGGGCTCTCCCACATCCTGCGTGCGCATCTGCGCCACAAGCGCGAGGAGGTGTTGGAGGCGGGCTTTGCCGAAACCGACACAAGCGAGCCCGCGCTGAAGATCGCGTGA
- a CDS encoding SDR family oxidoreductase, with the protein MKIVVIGGTGLIGSKLVAKLKQKGHEAVAASPKSGVNAVTGEGLAAVLAGADVVVDVANAPSWEPAAVLEFFERSSKNLGTTEAAAGVKHHVALSIVGTDRSPDIAYFRAKLAQEKIVKASPVPYSIVRATQFFEFLGAIAETGAADGRIVVPSASFQPIASDDVAAALAEVATGRPLNGTIDIAGPEKAPFNEFVARRLKAAGDSRPVVGDAKAPYYGSPIEDTSLVPLGEARLGKIPLATWLATA; encoded by the coding sequence ATGAAGATCGTCGTGATCGGTGGGACCGGATTGATCGGATCCAAGCTCGTGGCGAAGCTCAAGCAGAAGGGCCATGAGGCCGTCGCGGCCTCGCCGAAATCGGGCGTGAACGCCGTCACCGGAGAAGGTCTCGCCGCAGTGCTGGCGGGCGCGGACGTCGTCGTTGATGTCGCCAATGCGCCGTCCTGGGAGCCTGCCGCCGTGCTCGAATTCTTCGAGCGATCGAGCAAGAACCTCGGAACGACAGAGGCCGCGGCGGGCGTCAAACATCACGTCGCGCTGTCGATCGTCGGCACCGATCGATCGCCCGACATCGCCTATTTCCGCGCCAAGCTCGCGCAGGAGAAGATCGTCAAGGCATCCCCGGTGCCCTACTCGATCGTCCGCGCCACCCAGTTCTTCGAATTCCTCGGCGCCATCGCAGAGACCGGCGCGGCTGACGGCCGGATCGTCGTGCCATCGGCGTCGTTTCAGCCGATCGCATCCGACGACGTGGCCGCTGCCCTCGCCGAGGTCGCAACGGGCCGGCCGCTGAACGGCACGATCGATATCGCGGGGCCCGAGAAGGCGCCCTTCAACGAGTTCGTTGCGCGCCGTCTGAAAGCGGCCGGCGACAGCCGTCCGGTGGTGGGAGATGCCAAGGCGCCGTATTACGGCTCGCCGATCGAGGACACCTCGCTGGTGCCGCTCGGCGAGGCGCGGCTTGGGAAGATACCGCTCGCAACCTGGCTCGCGACGGCTTGA
- a CDS encoding tripartite tricarboxylate transporter permease, with translation MDNLQELLHGFTIAVTVPHLALMAVGVLLGILVGVLPGLGAPNGVSLLLPLTFGMQPVSAIILLSSMYWGALFGGSVTSILFNIPGEPSSVATTFDGYPMARDGRPTTALATAFGSAAFGALIGVILITFLASWVAQVALAFGPPEYFAVYFLAFASFVGMGGAAPIKTVVALAIGFAIAAIGIDTVSGSVRLTMGVDELVKGVNFVVAVMGLFGIGELLVAVEEEFHARAVSSKIDWREVFRAVGRLPRHSVALLRSAAIGCWMGITPGGPTAASFMSYGIARRFSRRGRYFGTGEVEGIISPETADHAAGTSALLPMLSLGIPGSATAAVMMGGLMIWGLNPGPMLFVDQKDFVWGLIASMYVGNIVAVALVLLTVPVFAALMRIPFVVIAPLIVIICVVGAYSVSNSYLDVVMMLGFGIVGYLFKKLFYPLAPLVLAIVIGDKAEDAFRQSMLMSKGSLGVFFANKLVTCLIVGGIALLLLPLALQLVRLFRKPAPSTQERAPEKVII, from the coding sequence ATGGACAATCTCCAGGAGCTCCTCCACGGCTTCACCATCGCAGTCACAGTGCCGCATCTGGCCTTGATGGCGGTCGGCGTGCTGCTCGGGATTCTCGTCGGCGTTCTTCCGGGGCTGGGTGCTCCGAACGGCGTGTCGTTGCTCTTGCCGCTCACCTTCGGCATGCAGCCTGTCTCGGCGATCATCCTGCTCTCCAGCATGTATTGGGGCGCGCTGTTCGGGGGCTCCGTGACCTCGATCCTGTTCAACATCCCGGGCGAGCCGTCCTCCGTCGCCACCACCTTCGACGGTTACCCGATGGCGCGCGACGGCCGGCCGACGACGGCACTCGCGACCGCCTTCGGTTCGGCCGCGTTCGGCGCGCTGATCGGCGTCATCCTGATCACCTTCCTCGCGTCCTGGGTAGCGCAGGTCGCGCTCGCCTTCGGGCCGCCGGAATATTTCGCAGTCTACTTCCTGGCCTTCGCCAGCTTCGTCGGCATGGGTGGCGCGGCGCCAATCAAGACCGTCGTGGCGCTGGCCATCGGCTTTGCCATCGCGGCCATCGGCATCGACACCGTCTCCGGCAGCGTCCGCCTCACCATGGGCGTGGACGAACTCGTGAAGGGCGTGAACTTCGTCGTTGCTGTCATGGGCCTGTTCGGCATCGGCGAGCTCTTGGTCGCGGTCGAGGAGGAGTTTCACGCCCGCGCGGTCTCCTCGAAGATCGACTGGCGCGAGGTGTTTCGTGCGGTCGGCCGCCTGCCGCGGCACAGCGTTGCGCTGCTGCGCAGCGCCGCGATCGGCTGCTGGATGGGGATCACGCCGGGCGGTCCGACCGCGGCCTCCTTCATGAGCTACGGCATCGCCCGTCGCTTCTCGCGCCGCGGCCGCTATTTCGGCACGGGCGAGGTCGAAGGCATCATCTCGCCGGAGACGGCCGATCACGCCGCCGGCACCAGCGCGCTGCTGCCGATGCTCTCGCTCGGCATTCCCGGCTCCGCCACGGCCGCCGTCATGATGGGCGGGCTAATGATCTGGGGCCTCAATCCCGGGCCGATGCTGTTCGTGGACCAGAAAGACTTCGTCTGGGGCCTGATCGCCTCGATGTATGTCGGCAACATCGTCGCCGTTGCGCTGGTGCTGCTGACCGTGCCGGTGTTCGCCGCCTTGATGCGAATTCCGTTCGTGGTGATCGCACCGCTGATCGTCATCATCTGCGTCGTCGGCGCCTATTCGGTGTCGAACTCCTATCTCGACGTGGTCATGATGCTCGGCTTCGGCATCGTCGGCTATCTCTTCAAGAAGCTGTTCTATCCCTTGGCGCCGCTGGTGCTTGCGATCGTCATCGGCGACAAGGCCGAGGATGCGTTCCGGCAGTCGATGCTGATGTCGAAGGGCTCGCTCGGCGTCTTCTTCGCGAACAAGCTGGTGACGTGCTTGATCGTCGGCGGCATCGCGCTGCTGCTGCTTCCGCTCGCCTTGCAGCTCGTGCGCCTCTTTCGCAAGCCTGCGCCGTCGACCCAAGAGAGAGCCCCAGAGAAGGTAATCATATGA
- a CDS encoding alpha/beta hydrolase, with the protein MTKPGIVFAHGLWADGSCFGKLIPTLQAEGHEVMASQHGLDSLATDVAAVTACLGRVAEPVVLVGHSYGGTLITHAGTDPRVAALVYIAALAPDADETSQSQLAKFPTTEVFSHLDAPQGRIWLKPSGVKHFAGDLPEAEQKLVYATQGAPVADLFNQKVDGTAWKSKPSWYVLATQDQTVHPELQRSVSKRMNATVTEVTSSHVPMLSKPDVVLDVIRKAVSAVSKS; encoded by the coding sequence ATGACCAAACCCGGCATCGTCTTCGCACACGGCCTCTGGGCTGACGGATCGTGCTTCGGCAAGCTGATCCCGACATTGCAGGCCGAAGGTCATGAGGTCATGGCGAGCCAGCACGGCCTCGATTCACTCGCGACCGACGTCGCCGCGGTGACGGCATGTCTTGGCCGCGTTGCCGAACCAGTCGTCCTCGTCGGCCACTCCTATGGCGGCACGCTGATCACGCACGCCGGAACCGATCCGCGGGTGGCTGCGCTGGTCTACATCGCGGCGCTCGCACCCGATGCCGACGAAACCTCGCAGAGCCAGCTTGCAAAATTTCCGACGACTGAAGTGTTTAGCCATCTCGATGCGCCGCAGGGGCGCATCTGGCTCAAGCCAAGCGGCGTCAAGCATTTTGCCGGAGACCTGCCCGAGGCCGAGCAGAAGCTGGTGTACGCGACGCAGGGCGCGCCGGTGGCAGACCTCTTCAACCAGAAGGTCGACGGCACGGCGTGGAAATCCAAGCCAAGCTGGTATGTGCTCGCGACCCAGGACCAGACGGTTCACCCGGAGCTGCAGCGCTCCGTCTCGAAGCGCATGAACGCCACCGTCACCGAAGTCACCTCGTCCCACGTCCCCATGCTGTCGAAGCCGGATGTCGTCCTGGACGTGATCCGCAAGGCCGTGAGCGCGGTCTCCAAAAGCTGA
- a CDS encoding 4-hydroxythreonine-4-phosphate dehydrogenase PdxA, with protein sequence MTAKPLIALAMGDPAGISPELTAKLVAQDDIRARCRLVVIGDRRIFDEGARVAGVMPELTMAEQGADFRATQGDALFVDLRHLDPREVEPKTATLAGGKFALANYRHALELGRDGRVDAVCFTPFNKQAMRLARAEYDDEIAFSAEVVGLKTPASEFNVLDRLWNARVTSHIPLKDVAAKLSGERIHRALKLTDACMRNAGFARPRIAVAGLNPHAGDGGNFGREEIDVIAPVVAAGQTEGIAAEGPFPADTVFLRAKAGVFDAVLTMYHDQGQIAMKLMGFDRGVTLLGGFPFPICTPAHGTAYDIAGQGIASIGASRAALLLAAEMATSS encoded by the coding sequence ATGACCGCAAAGCCGCTCATTGCACTGGCAATGGGAGATCCCGCCGGCATCAGCCCGGAGCTGACCGCAAAGCTCGTGGCGCAGGACGACATCCGCGCCCGCTGCCGCCTCGTCGTGATCGGCGACCGCCGCATCTTCGACGAGGGCGCGCGCGTCGCTGGCGTCATGCCGGAGCTGACCATGGCAGAGCAGGGCGCTGATTTTCGCGCGACGCAGGGCGATGCGCTGTTCGTCGATCTCCGCCACCTCGATCCCCGGGAGGTGGAGCCGAAGACCGCGACCCTTGCCGGCGGCAAGTTCGCGCTGGCCAATTATCGCCACGCGCTCGAGCTTGGCCGCGACGGCCGCGTCGACGCTGTCTGCTTCACGCCGTTCAACAAGCAGGCGATGCGGCTTGCCCGCGCCGAGTATGACGACGAGATCGCGTTTTCCGCCGAGGTGGTCGGGCTCAAGACGCCCGCAAGCGAATTCAACGTGCTCGACCGGCTCTGGAACGCGCGCGTCACTTCCCACATTCCGCTGAAGGACGTCGCTGCAAAGCTGTCCGGCGAGCGCATCCACCGCGCGCTCAAGCTGACCGATGCCTGCATGCGCAATGCCGGTTTTGCGCGGCCGCGCATTGCAGTCGCCGGTCTCAATCCGCATGCCGGCGACGGCGGTAATTTCGGCCGCGAGGAGATCGACGTGATCGCGCCCGTGGTCGCGGCGGGGCAGACCGAGGGCATTGCCGCGGAGGGGCCGTTTCCGGCCGATACCGTGTTCCTGCGCGCCAAGGCCGGCGTGTTCGACGCGGTGCTGACGATGTATCACGACCAGGGCCAGATCGCGATGAAGCTGATGGGGTTCGATCGCGGCGTGACCTTGCTCGGCGGCTTCCCGTTCCCGATCTGCACGCCCGCGCACGGCACCGCCTACGACATCGCAGGCCAGGGCATCGCCTCGATCGGCGCCAGCCGCGCCGCATTGCTGCTCGCGGCCGAGATGGCGACCTCATCCTGA
- a CDS encoding tripartite tricarboxylate transporter substrate-binding protein — MGRTSTLLLSTAAAVLAGTMPALSAWQPQKPIEFVATAGPGGGTDNLARAVQNIITKYKLTEQPIVVVNKGGGSGAEGYVYGKASAGDPYKVIFGTSNAWQQPLVSKVAFNYTDLTPIAAMAQDEFLLWVKQDAPYKNAGDYLKAAASGEFKMGGAQSKDTDEVLTRMIEKAGKVKLTYIPFKSGAETAVQLAGGHLDSHVNNPSESVGQWRGGTQRPLCVFSPKRLPQGPKVTASEGWSDVPTCVEQGLDIKQYEQPRTVWLPGKITPDQAAYYVDLMKKVQATPEWKDYIEKTSQVDTFLTGADFDKFIKEDLEHVKQVAGEQGWLVK; from the coding sequence ATGGGTCGGACGTCAACACTTCTGCTGTCTACGGCCGCCGCCGTCCTTGCCGGCACTATGCCGGCGCTTAGCGCCTGGCAGCCGCAGAAGCCGATCGAGTTCGTCGCCACCGCCGGCCCCGGCGGCGGCACCGACAATCTCGCCCGCGCGGTGCAGAACATCATCACCAAGTACAAGCTGACGGAGCAGCCCATCGTCGTCGTCAACAAGGGCGGCGGCAGCGGGGCCGAAGGCTATGTCTACGGCAAGGCCTCCGCCGGCGATCCCTACAAGGTGATCTTCGGCACTTCGAACGCCTGGCAGCAGCCGCTCGTCTCCAAGGTCGCCTTCAACTACACCGATCTCACCCCGATCGCGGCGATGGCGCAGGACGAGTTCCTGCTCTGGGTCAAGCAGGACGCACCCTACAAGAATGCGGGCGACTACCTCAAGGCGGCCGCGTCAGGCGAATTCAAGATGGGTGGTGCCCAGTCCAAAGACACCGACGAGGTGCTGACGCGCATGATCGAGAAGGCCGGCAAGGTCAAGCTGACCTACATCCCCTTCAAGAGCGGCGCCGAGACCGCCGTGCAGCTCGCCGGCGGACACCTCGACTCCCACGTCAACAACCCCAGCGAAAGCGTCGGACAATGGCGCGGCGGCACGCAGCGCCCGCTGTGCGTGTTCAGCCCGAAGCGCCTGCCGCAGGGGCCGAAGGTCACCGCGAGCGAAGGCTGGAGCGACGTTCCGACCTGCGTCGAGCAGGGCCTCGACATCAAGCAGTATGAGCAGCCGCGCACCGTGTGGCTGCCTGGCAAGATCACGCCGGACCAGGCCGCGTACTATGTCGACCTCATGAAGAAGGTGCAGGCGACGCCGGAATGGAAGGATTACATCGAGAAGACCTCGCAGGTCGATACGTTCCTGACCGGCGCCGATTTCGACAAGTTCATCAAGGAGGACCTTGAGCACGTCAAACAGGTCGCCGGCGAGCAGGGCTGGCTGGTGAAGTAA